A single genomic interval of Spirosoma linguale DSM 74 harbors:
- a CDS encoding hypothetical protein (KEGG: spl:Spea_1402 hypothetical protein), whose product MTHTCPTDYTFLIQHTPRPPEIPAFCQPGFFFNEYTHLRQQRNGQFYLISAVNLFTQEADARCAFFIHSTDAISPAAAPFGSIELSETLPNTVLSTFVAVLITTAHKLGSTRIRLVTYPRCYAPQQTNRLLSVLAEHKFVIVESNPSSFLSITDKSFEIKLAPAARRRLRKCREAGFTFAHQQTPNVVDVVKFIRRTRQQQGYPLPLEPEQLIDLLQSFPEKFSVFTVINGTSLAAVMITVRVRHDLLYAFLPASDPAYHAFSPMIFLIDGLYSHCQQQGIQLLDLGVSLDASRQPKPSLLRFKRNLGAQESPKYTVERRIGRDDLPCLQHTPSKNG is encoded by the coding sequence ATGACCCACACCTGCCCGACCGATTATACGTTTCTGATACAGCATACGCCCCGGCCACCCGAAATTCCTGCTTTTTGCCAGCCGGGCTTTTTCTTCAATGAATACACCCACCTTCGGCAGCAACGCAATGGTCAGTTTTACCTGATCTCGGCGGTCAACCTGTTCACTCAGGAAGCCGATGCCCGCTGTGCCTTTTTCATCCACTCGACCGACGCCATTAGCCCCGCAGCTGCTCCTTTCGGCTCCATTGAACTGAGCGAAACGCTTCCGAACACCGTACTGAGCACCTTTGTAGCTGTTTTGATAACAACCGCTCATAAGCTGGGAAGCACCCGAATCAGGCTCGTAACCTACCCGCGCTGTTACGCTCCCCAACAAACCAACCGCCTGTTGTCGGTACTGGCCGAGCATAAGTTTGTGATTGTCGAATCGAACCCAAGTTCTTTTCTGTCAATCACCGACAAGTCTTTCGAAATAAAACTGGCTCCGGCCGCTCGTCGGCGGCTTCGCAAATGCCGGGAGGCCGGATTTACGTTCGCTCATCAGCAAACACCAAACGTGGTCGACGTTGTGAAGTTTATCCGCAGAACCCGGCAGCAGCAGGGCTACCCGCTGCCCCTGGAGCCGGAACAGTTGATCGATCTGCTACAGTCATTTCCAGAAAAATTCAGTGTTTTTACGGTAATCAACGGCACTTCGCTGGCGGCCGTCATGATAACGGTACGCGTCAGGCACGATCTTCTTTATGCGTTTCTACCGGCTTCGGACCCGGCTTACCACGCCTTCAGCCCAATGATCTTTCTCATTGATGGGCTTTACAGCCACTGCCAGCAGCAGGGAATTCAATTGCTCGATTTGGGGGTTTCGCTCGATGCCAGCCGCCAACCTAAGCCCAGTCTATTACGCTTTAAACGTAATCTGGGTGCGCAGGAATCACCAAAATATACGGTTGAACGAAGGATTGGCCGAGACGATTTACCCTGCTTACAGCATACGCCATCAAAAAACGGCTAA
- a CDS encoding hypothetical protein (KEGG: gbm:Gbem_3737 hypothetical protein) — protein sequence MVEAAFNSISQFLSDFVASLVSLAKVAIRIRHATRLPNPQVPVCSVLGNGPSLTESLATQFDFIRQTEIVCVNNFAHAEAFIQLRPQDYVILDPNYFVFNEHTTDRDDIRKTLSVFLEKVDWPMTLFVPHFAKGTYLLGKIEQGNPLITVVYFNYTVLRGFKRLIYWLYAKGFGMPQAQTVIIAALALMINRKFKTIYLFGADTSWHEQIRLNDQNQLLIKQIHFYDKPKDLTHQPVYLDAQRQRTFSMAAQFLSLHKAFRGYEVLRDYADYRGVQIINASAKSYIDAFERQATSESVTNE from the coding sequence ATGGTCGAAGCTGCGTTTAATTCCATAAGTCAATTTCTGAGCGACTTTGTCGCATCCCTGGTATCGCTGGCAAAAGTGGCTATCCGTATCCGGCACGCTACTCGCCTGCCCAATCCGCAGGTACCGGTTTGCTCGGTGCTGGGGAACGGTCCCTCCCTGACAGAGTCGCTGGCGACACAATTCGATTTTATCCGGCAAACCGAGATTGTCTGCGTCAATAACTTCGCCCATGCCGAGGCTTTCATCCAGCTTCGCCCGCAGGATTACGTAATCCTGGACCCTAACTATTTCGTTTTCAACGAACATACCACCGACCGCGACGATATCCGGAAAACACTCTCGGTATTCCTGGAAAAGGTCGACTGGCCCATGACACTGTTCGTTCCGCATTTTGCCAAAGGGACGTACCTGCTCGGTAAAATCGAGCAGGGCAACCCGCTGATCACCGTCGTTTACTTCAACTACACGGTTCTTCGTGGGTTCAAAAGGTTAATCTACTGGCTTTATGCCAAAGGGTTCGGTATGCCGCAGGCCCAAACCGTCATTATTGCGGCCCTGGCCCTGATGATCAACCGAAAGTTCAAAACAATTTATCTATTCGGTGCGGATACGTCCTGGCATGAGCAAATCCGTCTGAATGATCAAAATCAACTCTTGATCAAGCAGATCCATTTTTACGACAAGCCGAAAGATCTTACGCACCAACCGGTGTATCTGGATGCCCAGCGGCAGCGCACGTTTTCGATGGCCGCGCAGTTTCTCTCGCTACACAAGGCCTTTCGCGGGTATGAAGTGCTGCGTGACTACGCCGATTACCGGGGAGTTCAGATCATAAATGCCAGTGCCAAAAGTTATATTGACGCCTTTGAGCGGCAAGCCACCAGCGAGTCAGTCACGAACGAGTAG
- a CDS encoding sulfatase (PFAM: sulfatase~KEGG: pat:Patl_1842 sulfatase): MKPALFLLFSSLCLLGQSAVVAQQKPNIVLIYADDLGYGDISCNGATKIRTPNIDRVAREGLNFTNAHASSSTCTPSRYTLLTGAYAWRKTGTGIAPGDAALLIPTDRVTMPGILQKAGYKTGVVGKWHLGLGPKGGPDWNGDIKPGPLEIGFTYSFLLPATGDRVPCVYVENHRIVNLDPADPVQVSYKEPIGTEPTGKDHPELLKMLFSHGHDQTIINGVSRIGYMSGGKSARWVDEEMADVLTGKVNQFIETSKSGPFFVYFSTHDIHVPRMPHSRFAGKSGMGPRGDAILQLDWCVGEVMKTLDRLGLKDNTMVIISSDNGPVVDDGYKDQAVEKLNGHKPAGPLRGGKYSAFDAGTRVPFIVRWPGKVKPGISDALFSQVDLAASFAELVGQPLAKGEAPDSFNSLTTLLGTTKKSREYVIEHAINGTLSLIRGNWKYIEPSGGPILNRETNIETGYAPQPQLYNLQTDLGETKNLAESNPQLTSELAALLKTIREKGNTN; encoded by the coding sequence ATGAAACCAGCCCTTTTCCTTTTATTCAGTAGCTTATGCCTACTCGGCCAATCGGCTGTGGTAGCGCAGCAGAAGCCCAATATTGTGCTCATCTACGCCGATGATCTGGGCTATGGCGACATCAGCTGCAATGGCGCGACAAAAATCCGTACGCCAAACATCGACCGGGTGGCCCGCGAAGGATTGAACTTCACCAACGCCCACGCGTCGTCGTCGACCTGTACACCCTCGCGCTACACCCTCCTGACGGGTGCCTACGCCTGGCGTAAAACAGGCACCGGCATTGCGCCAGGCGATGCCGCTCTGCTCATCCCGACCGACCGCGTCACGATGCCCGGCATCTTACAAAAAGCAGGCTATAAGACGGGGGTCGTTGGCAAATGGCATCTGGGACTTGGCCCCAAAGGGGGTCCCGACTGGAATGGCGACATAAAACCCGGACCGCTCGAAATCGGCTTCACGTACTCTTTTCTGCTACCCGCCACCGGCGACCGGGTGCCCTGCGTGTATGTCGAAAATCACCGTATCGTCAATCTGGACCCGGCCGACCCGGTTCAGGTAAGTTATAAAGAGCCGATCGGAACCGAGCCGACCGGCAAAGACCATCCGGAGTTGCTTAAAATGTTGTTCTCCCACGGACACGACCAAACGATCATCAATGGAGTTAGCCGAATTGGTTACATGAGCGGGGGAAAGTCGGCCCGGTGGGTCGATGAGGAGATGGCGGATGTGCTGACGGGCAAAGTGAACCAGTTTATCGAGACCAGCAAAAGCGGTCCTTTCTTCGTGTATTTCTCCACGCACGACATTCACGTGCCGCGTATGCCCCACTCCCGTTTTGCGGGCAAAAGTGGGATGGGGCCGCGTGGTGACGCCATTCTGCAGCTGGACTGGTGCGTGGGCGAAGTCATGAAAACCCTGGACCGGCTGGGTTTAAAAGACAACACGATGGTGATCATCAGCAGTGATAACGGCCCGGTTGTCGATGACGGCTACAAAGATCAGGCGGTTGAAAAACTAAACGGCCACAAACCCGCCGGACCTCTGCGTGGGGGTAAATACAGTGCGTTCGATGCCGGAACCCGGGTGCCGTTTATCGTACGCTGGCCGGGGAAAGTGAAGCCTGGCATCTCCGATGCGCTGTTTAGTCAGGTCGACCTCGCGGCTTCTTTTGCTGAACTAGTGGGCCAGCCATTGGCGAAAGGAGAAGCTCCCGACAGCTTTAATAGCCTGACGACGCTCCTGGGGACAACTAAAAAGAGTCGTGAATACGTTATAGAACATGCGATCAATGGCACGCTTTCGCTGATACGTGGCAACTGGAAATACATCGAACCTTCTGGTGGCCCGATACTCAACCGTGAAACCAATATCGAAACGGGGTATGCCCCACAGCCGCAGTTGTATAACCTGCAAACCGATCTTGGCGAAACGAAGAACCTGGCCGAGAGCAACCCACAACTAACTTCCGAGCTGGCCGCATTACTGAAAACCATCCGCGAAAAAGGAAACACCAATTAG
- a CDS encoding UDP-N-acetylglucosamine 4,6-dehydratase (TIGRFAM: UDP-N-acetylglucosamine 4,6-dehydratase~PFAM: polysaccharide biosynthesis protein CapD; 3- beta hydroxysteroid dehydrogenase/isomerase; Male sterility domain; dTDP-4-dehydrorhamnose reductase; short- chain dehydrogenase/reductase SDR; NAD-dependent epimerase/dehydratase~KEGG: pca:Pcar_1142 nucleoside-diphosphate sugar epimerase): MLDLTNKSILITGGTGSFGKKFVEMVYQRHPNIKRLVVYSRDELKQFEMSQYYPQSKYKSIRFFIGDVRDGERLKRACEGIDIIVHAAAMKQVPAAEYNPMECIKTNVFGAENVINAAMDNGVQRVVALSTDKAAAPINLYGATKLCSDKLFVAANNMKGSRNLQFSVVRYGNVIGSRGSVVPFFLDKRKEGVLPITHPDMTRFNISLEEGVEMVFHALEHAWGGEIFVPKIPSYRITDVATAIGPNCEQKLVGIRPGEKLHEEMITETDSLNTVETDKYYVITPSTPTWGIDEYMKAFNGRPVEMGFKYNSGTNTEWLNIDQLREQIREHVDPNFNE; encoded by the coding sequence ATGCTTGATTTAACGAACAAATCCATTTTGATTACGGGCGGCACAGGCTCTTTCGGCAAGAAGTTTGTCGAGATGGTGTACCAGCGCCACCCCAACATTAAGCGCCTGGTCGTGTATTCGCGGGATGAACTGAAGCAGTTCGAAATGTCACAGTACTATCCGCAGTCGAAATACAAATCCATCCGGTTTTTCATTGGCGATGTACGCGACGGCGAACGGCTCAAGCGGGCCTGTGAGGGCATCGACATTATTGTCCACGCAGCTGCCATGAAGCAGGTTCCGGCGGCTGAATACAACCCGATGGAATGCATTAAAACCAACGTATTCGGGGCCGAAAATGTCATCAATGCCGCTATGGACAATGGCGTACAGCGCGTAGTGGCCCTTTCGACCGACAAAGCAGCCGCACCGATCAACCTTTACGGAGCCACAAAGCTGTGTTCTGATAAACTGTTTGTAGCCGCCAACAACATGAAAGGCAGCCGCAACTTACAATTCTCGGTAGTGCGATACGGCAACGTAATCGGATCGCGGGGGTCAGTCGTGCCGTTCTTTCTGGACAAACGGAAAGAAGGCGTACTGCCCATCACGCACCCCGACATGACCCGCTTTAACATTTCCCTCGAAGAAGGGGTTGAAATGGTATTCCATGCGCTCGAACATGCCTGGGGCGGTGAAATTTTTGTCCCCAAAATCCCCTCCTACCGCATCACCGACGTAGCGACGGCCATTGGCCCTAACTGCGAACAGAAGCTGGTTGGTATTCGTCCCGGCGAGAAGCTTCATGAGGAAATGATTACCGAAACCGATTCGCTCAATACCGTCGAAACGGATAAATATTACGTCATTACGCCCTCAACACCCACCTGGGGCATTGACGAGTACATGAAAGCCTTCAACGGGCGGCCGGTAGAAATGGGCTTCAAATACAATTCCGGCACCAACACCGAATGGCTCAACATCGACCAACTGCGCGAGCAGATTCGCGAGCATGTTGATCCTAATTTTAATGAATAA